TTGGGGATCAGGCAAAACTGGTGTATGTCATAAGAATGGAAAATACTTACGGAAACAAACAACCTTTTACAGAAAAGATACCAAGTACCAACCGTTCTAATGTTGCTTCCCAGGAAGTTGACGTGCCTATTAAGAACAAGAACCCCGAGTTAAAAAACCCGTTCATCATTCCGGGCATTAGAAATGTGAAGATCGAATCCCAGCTGAATCCAAGTTATAATTTTGACAACTTTTTAGAAGGGGATTCAAACAGGCTTGCCAGATCTGCCGGCTTAGCAGTGGCCAATAAACCCGGGGAGACTTCCTTTAACCCGTTGCTCATTTTTGGAGGTGTGGGGTTGGGAAAGACGCACCTCGCACATTCTATAGGGATAGAAATTAAAGATAAATATCCCGAGAAAACCGTGCTTTATATTTCTGCGGAAAAATTTACGCAACAGTACATTGAATCGGTAAAAAAGAACAATAGGAATGATTTTATACATTTCTACCAGATCATAGATGTATTAATTGTTGATGACATACAGTTGCTTTCTGGAAAAGCCGGAACCCAGGATGTTTTCTTCCACATCTTCAACCACCTTCACCAAAACCGGAAACAGGTTATCCTTACCAGTGACAAGGCTCCGGTAGATATGCAGGATATTGAACAGCGATTACTTTCCCGATTTAAATGGGGGCTCTCTGCCGAGCTGCAACACCCGGATACCGAAACAAGGGTTCAGATCATCAAGAGCAAACTTTATCGCGACGGCGTAGAAATGCCTGAAGAGATCGTGGAATTCCTTGCCAACAATATCAAGACCAACATCCGTGAACTGGAAGGCGCAATTATCTCTTTAATAGCCCATTCTTCCTTCAACAAGAAAGATATCACCCTTGAGCTGGCAAAGAAAATTGTCGACAACTACGTAAAGAATACCAAGCGCGAAGTTTCCATAGATTATATCCAGAAGGTGGTGAGCGAATACTTCCAGATGGATGTGGAAACCCTTCAATCCAAAACGCGGAAAAGACACATTGTGCAGGCGAGACAGCTGGCCATGTTTTTTGCAAAAAAGTTCACCAAGGCATCTTTGGCAAGTATAGGTTCTCAAATTGGAAAGAGAGATCATGCCACCGTACTGCATGCCTGCAAAACAGTTGACAATTTAGCTTCAACCGATAAGCAATTCCAGAAATTTGTTGAGGATATCAACAAAAAACTAACTCTTTAATATGAAAACCCGGATCCTGATGGTGTGCCTTGGCAATATTTGCAGGTCACCCCTGGCCGAAGGCATTCTAAAATCTAAAGTTGACGAAGACAAAGTTTTTGTCGATTCGGCCGGAACCAGTAACTATCACGTAGATGATTGCCCAGACCCGAGATCGATAGACATAGCAAGGGATAATAATCTCGATATTACTTCCCAGCGTGGCCGACAATTTTCAGTAGAAGACTTTGATAATTTTGACAGGATCTATGTGATGGATATGTCAAATTATCACGACGTACTGTCCCTGGCAAGAAATGAAGAGGACAGGGAGAAAGTCTCTCTCATTCTCAATGAGGTCTTTCCAGGAGAAAATGTTGAAGTTCCCGATCCTTACCACGGTGGTGCCAACGGCTTCAAAAAAGTTTACGATATGCTGGACGAAGCCTGCACCATCATAGCTGAAAAACACAAATAGATTGAGCTCTCCCTTCTCCTATTCCGGAAAATTATATTTGCTGCCCACCACTCTGGGTGACAATGAACCGCTTGAAGTTCTACCGGCTACGGTGCAACACCAGGTAGAGCGACTTGACATTTTTATTGCAGAAAATGAAAAGACCGCCCGCAGGGCGATAAAGAAACTTGTTCCGAAGAAATCTCAGCCTTCACTTCAGTTTTTTATTTTAAACAAACATACAGATCCTGCCGAGGTTTCAGGGTTTTTGGAAGCCTGTAAAACAGGAAAAGATGTGGGCTTATTAAGTGAAGCAGGTTGCCCGGGAGTTGCAGATCCCGGTGCAGAGGTAGTGAAAATTGCTCACAGGGAAGGAATTCAGGTGGTTCCCATGGTTGGCCCCTCCTCTATTCTTTTGGCGATGATGGCCTCAGGAATGAACGGACAAAATTTTGCCTTTAACGGATATCTTCCCATTGATAAGGCTGCCCGAAAGGGGGAAATTAAAAATCTGGAAAAGATCTCGCTTGACAGGAACCAGGCGCAGTCTTTTATTGAAACTCCTTATCGAAACAATAAAATGCTGGAAGACCTTATTCAGGTGTTGCATCCCGGCACCCGTATCTGTATTGCCTGCGATCTCACTTTGCCTACAGAATATGTAGTGACCAAAACTGTTGCCGACTGGCGGAAAACAAAAGTGGACCTTCATAAAAGGCCCACTATCTTTATATTACAGAAGGATTATTAACCTTCGCCTCCCTGTCTGGGATGACAAAAGACGTATCAAAACCTTCAAATTTCTTAAAGTAATATTTTATTGAAGTTCCAAAGCCATCACTAAAGCTGTTGGCTCCATTGCTTCTTAAAAATTTTTTGACATTTCCTGGCCCCGCAAGATGTGCTGCTGCCAGGATACCAGATTCAGTTATTCTGATGCCGTTCACGATTTGATTCTGAAACTTCTCAATATCCTTGCGCAGGATCCATTTGTTTCGTGACGAATTTGCATAAAACGCAGCTTCCTGAAGATCGGGGGAATTAAGGAAAAGGTTGGTGTCTTTAATCCCGATTAATTTTAGGGTACCTCTACCAAACTGGTATTTCCCCATGTAGCCAAATTCATTGACCACACTGTAATCTCCGCCAGATTCCTTAAAGCCCAAAGCTTCTTTAAACGCTACGTATGATTTTCCCAATTGAGGGTAAGACCTAAGCTGCGGATCAAAAACTGTAACATCTGGAGTATAGGGAACATCAAAGTTCAACTCCTCATTTACGGTTCTGAATTCTTCAAGCACAGCGGCATTCAGATCTTTTGTTTTGTTGGTGGAGAAACTATAGAAAAATATAGATGCCCCTACAACCGGTAATACTGAAAATTTTGCAACTTTCTTCTTCATCCTTTTTGTTTTTGCTCAGGAAAATCCCGAAGATTTCCCCGAAACGGCCGACAAATGTACTACATTTTTTAAAAATCTAATTATCAGCCTGTTAAACTTCCTGAGAACCTGTTTTTCTCAGGTGACCGGTTTAAAGCATAGAACGTGCCAAAAAGGGTTTTATTGTGGAGAGATTTTTCTGAATATTTCTGCTTACCTGTTGATTTTCTGCTTATTGATCCATTGAACATACGCGCGTTTGTTGACATTGTGCTGCGCAAGTGTTTTGGCGAACTTGTGGTATCCAAAATTCTCAACATCGGCCACAAAATAAAAGTAATCATGATCTTCATAGTTTAACACCGCGTCTATGGAAGAAATGTCGGGCATGGCAATTGGCCCGGGAGGAAGTTCCCTGTATTTATAAGTATTGTAAGGCGAGTCGAGTTCAAGATCAACATACAACACCCTTTTAATAATGGTATCAAAATTTTGCAGCCTGTCTTTTAAGGCGTAGATCACGGTGGGGTCAGCCTCCAGTTTCCAGCCTTTGTTGATCCGGTTCATATACACCCCGGCAACTTTAGGCCGCTCGTCTACTTTGGCAGTCTCTTTTTGCACAATAGAGGCAAGTACCATAACTTCATGGGGGCTAAGCCCGATTTCTTCGGCTTTTGCCAATCTTTTTTCGGTCCAGAAGCGCTCGTACTCTTCTCTCATTCGCTCCCTAAACTCTTCTGCGGAAGTATTCCAGAAAAATTCATATTTATTGGGAATGTACATGGAAATCGCGTTCCTCTTCTCAAATCCGTGGTGGTTCAAAAATGCCGAATCTCGCATACTTTCCAGCAGCTGAAGGCTATCGGCTTCTATTTGGGCTGCGACCCTTCCGGCAAGATCTTCAAGCCGCTCCTGGTTGTTGAAAGTCACCCATACCGGCTCGTTTGTGCTGCGAAGGGTGTTTACAATCTCGTTGTTGTTCATTCCTTTCTTCAGAATAAACCTTCCGGCCTTCACGTTATTGGTATAACCTTTTTTTTGAGCCACAATATCAAATTCCCCAATATCCTCAAGCCGGGGCTCGAGCATGCTTCTCACCTGGGCATAATTTGATCCTGTAGGCACGTAAAATTCTGTTGTTTCTTCAGAAAAAGCGGTATTGGGCGAAAAGATCACGTTATAGACGTACCAGGAAAAACCTGCCAGCGCCAGGATGCCAAAAATGGCAATTATTAATAAGATTTTTTTGATGTACATTAATTGATCAGTTGATAGGTAATTTCATCTTTGTATTCACCTTCCACCAAATTCCAGTCCTTTTTTCTTGCAGTGAGTAAAAATCCGGCTTTTTCAAAGAGCAGCCTGCTCGAAGCATTATCGCTGCCCACGTTTGCATAAACCTGGTGAAGGCCCAAATGAGTGAAACAATATTTGCAAATTAAGTCTAAAGCTTCGGTGCCATAGCCTTTTTTGCGGTTTTTTCTGTTAATAATAAGGATTCCGAGGGCAGCACGCCGGTTTCGGGGGTCAAAGTCAAAAATATCTATCAACCCCACAGCTTCCGCAGAATTATCGCAAATCACCAGTCTTAGCTGTCTAACCTCATAAATATCGCGGTGGGAATTTTCCAGATACTGTTTAAGCACATAGCGCGAAAAAGGTACACTGGTAGCGCTCACTTCCCAGAACTCCTCGTTGTTCTCCACCTCAAAGAGCAATTCGAGGTCTTCGGGCTCCAAAGCCCTTAGAAAAACGAGTTTTCCGTGAAGGGTTAACATGTTATTTCGCCTTTAAAGACCTGTTGTGCAGGTCCGGTTAGCCACACATTGGTGTATTTGTCACCTTCAGGCGTAAAGCTCACGCTAAGCTCCCCTCCCGGAGTCTCTAAATTGACTTTGTTAGAAGCTGTTTTTCCGGAGTAATGCGCAGCAACAGCCACCGCAGTAACTCCGGTTCCGCAGGAAAGGGTTTCGTCTTCCACTCCCCTTTCATAGGTGCGCACCTTAAAAGTTGAAGCCCCTAAAAATGAGGAAAAATTGACATTTGTGCCACCTTTAGATTCATATTGGGTAGAATATCGAATGGCTGCGCCTTCTCTTTTAACATCGGTTTGCTCTACTCCTTCTGAAAAAATGACATGGTGCGGGGAACCTGTATTGAGGAAAAATGCATTTCCAACTGCAGAAATTCCTTTCACATCCATCATTTTAAGGCCTACTTTCCCATCTTCTATCACGGCTTCATGAAAACCATCGATGGCCGTAAAGGCAGCCTTTTCAGAAATAATTCCCAGGAATTTTGCAAATGCCACTAGGCACCTGCCGCCGTTGCCACACATGCTGCTTTCGTTACCATCGGCATTGAAATACACCATTTTGAAGTCATCACGGGAATTTTCAGGTTTTTCAAGAAGAATGAGCCCATCTGCTCCAATGCCAAACTTACGGTCACAAAGGAACTTTATTAATTTGGTATCATTTTTGGATAAAACCGGAGTACGGTTATCTACCATAATAAAATCGTTTCCCGTGCCCTGGTATTTATAGAAATTCAGCTTCATCTGGATGATTTGAGGGGCCAAAGATACAATAATAGAAAAAAAGCGGGAATGGATAATATTAAGGATTATTATGAAAGGTACCGGTAAAAGTGAATTTTTCTACATTAATAAAACACATACCAAACATGAAAAGATTTGCCAGTTTTCTTATGATCTCTGTTTTAAGCGGAGTTCTTACTCTTGCGGGATACCTGCTTTTCATTGATGAAGATAATGTCTTTGTCCAGGAAAGTGCCGGCATCCCGGCCTATACCCCTGTTAATATAAATTCGCTTCCTGCCGATGCCAATGCAGATTTTACCGAAGCCGCCAACAAATCGGTCAACGCCGTGGTGCACGTAAAAAATGTGGCAACGGTGAGGAGGTCCCCTTTTTCTTCGAGCACCACACAGGCTTTACAGGGAACGGGAAGCGGGGTGATCATATCTCCCGACGGTTATATTGTCACCAACAACCACGTGATACAAAACGCCACCCAACTCCAGGTAACCCTTAACAACAACCAGAACTACATGGCAGAAGTTATAGGTGCCGACCCAAAATCGGATATAGCTTTGCTGAAAATTGATGCTGAAAACCTTGACTACCTGCCCTTCGGAAATTCTGACAATGCACAAATTGGAGAATGGGTTTTGGCAGTTGGTAACCCGTTTAACCTTACCTCTACCGTAACTGCCGGAATTATTTCAGCAAAATCCAGAGACCTGGGCATGGATGCCAACATTTCTTCCTTTATCCAGACAGACGCCGCAGTAAACCCCGGTAACAGCGGTGGCGCTTTGGTGAACATCTACGGAGAACTTATTGGGATCAATACCGCTATCACTTCCCAAACCGGAACTTATGTGGGATATGCCTTTGCAGTACCTTCTAACAACGCCAGGAAAATTGTGGAAGATATCATTGAATACGGCGATGTACAGCAGGGCGTGCTTGGAATAAGAGGTGTACAGGCAGCAAACCTGCCGGGAGAATACAACATCCAGATTTCTGAAGGAGTGTATGTAGACCAGGTAGAAGCCGGAAGCGGTGCAGCCAAAGCAGGAATTCGATCGGGAGATGTGATCACCCAGCTCGATAATGTGAAGATCAGTAAATTTTCAGATTTGATTGGGTATATAGGGTCAAAAAGGCCAAATGATGTGGTTAGCGTACAGGTAATTCGCGATGGCAACCCAAGGGAATTTGATGTGACCCTTACAAAATATGAAGTTTACCAAATAAAAGCCATTGGCCTTGAAGTCACTAATGCCAGTGAAGATGAACTGAAACAGAGAAAAGTCTCTCACGGGGTGAAGATCACCAGGGGGCTTACTCCTCAAATGCAAAATGAGCAGCTGTATGGCACAATAATCACCGCCATAGATAATGTCCAGGTAAATAACATCAAAGATGTTGAAAAGATCATGGAGCAAAGAGCGCCGGGGCAACCAATTTCAGTAACTTTTGTAACTCCCGATGGGGAAAAGCAAAAATACGTTTGGAGATAAGCTGCCAAAAATGTCAAAAATTGAAAGGGTTTTAGAATTTACTGAATTGTTTTTTCTGAAGTCAGTTTCAGAAAATTCCTAACCCAATACATAATATTTTCAAATTAAAATGAGGCTGGTGAACAGCCTCATTTTTTTGTTTAAAACCCTTTACGAAAACGTTTGAAATATATATTTTTGCCCCAACCTAAAAAACAACACTAACAGGAAATGAACTCTAACGAAGTTTACGAAAAAGAATTAGCCTTTCAGGCAGATCGTCGCAGGGCAGCTGTACAATTCATCAAAACGGTGAGTGACCTCTGGTATGATAAGTCGATTGAACTGGTATTGTTCCGAAATCAGCTTATTGACCGCAATGTGAGCGACATTTTAGACCTGCACGAATACGCCGGGGAATTTGTACAAAAGCCAATTTCCATTTTTGACTCGGTAGAGATTGCCGAAGCCATTAAAAGGCTCGATTTTCCTCCTGCAAAGCTGGACATTGGGAAACTCACCTATGAATACCACCTCGAAGACCAAAAATATTCAAATGCCACAGCTTTTGTATCGGCTAAACTTAAGGATGCAAAAAAAGTAGAAGAACTTACCCCAAAAGATGTTGTGCTTTACGGGTTTGGGCGCATTGGGAGATTACTGGCACGTGAGCTCATGACCCGCACAGGCAAAGGCAGCCAGCTTAGGCTAAGGGCAATAGTCACCCGCGGAAAAATCGATGAGACCGTACTTGAAAAAAGGGCCAGCCTTCTTAAAAATGACTCTGTACACGGTGACTTTTCAGGAACTGTATCGTATAATTCAGAAAAAAAGTGCCTTATCATTAATGGCACCACCGTACATATGATCTCCGCCAGTGAACCCGAAGAGATTGATTACACTACCTATGGCATTAAGGATGCCCTAGTAATTGACAACACCGGTGCCTTTAGAGACGAGGAGGCATTAAACAGGCACCTGGCTTCAAAAGGAGCTTCAAAAGTTCTGCTTACGGCGCCCGGTAAGGGGATTCCAAATATTGTGCATGGGGTAAATCACAGGGAGCATAATCCAGATGAGGTTTCCATTTTTTCGGCGGCATCCTGTACTACAAATGCAATA
This Salinimicrobium tongyeongense DNA region includes the following protein-coding sequences:
- a CDS encoding low molecular weight protein-tyrosine-phosphatase — its product is MKTRILMVCLGNICRSPLAEGILKSKVDEDKVFVDSAGTSNYHVDDCPDPRSIDIARDNNLDITSQRGRQFSVEDFDNFDRIYVMDMSNYHDVLSLARNEEDREKVSLILNEVFPGENVEVPDPYHGGANGFKKVYDMLDEACTIIAEKHK
- a CDS encoding glyceraldehyde-3-phosphate dehydrogenase codes for the protein MNSNEVYEKELAFQADRRRAAVQFIKTVSDLWYDKSIELVLFRNQLIDRNVSDILDLHEYAGEFVQKPISIFDSVEIAEAIKRLDFPPAKLDIGKLTYEYHLEDQKYSNATAFVSAKLKDAKKVEELTPKDVVLYGFGRIGRLLARELMTRTGKGSQLRLRAIVTRGKIDETVLEKRASLLKNDSVHGDFSGTVSYNSEKKCLIINGTTVHMISASEPEEIDYTTYGIKDALVIDNTGAFRDEEALNRHLASKGASKVLLTAPGKGIPNIVHGVNHREHNPDEVSIFSAASCTTNAITPVLKAVQEDLGVVKGHLETIHAYTNDQNLVDNMHRKYRRGRAAALNMVITETGAGKAVSKALPVFEGKLTSNAIRVPVPNGSLAILNLEVETETTRQKINEIIKKYALEGDLVEQIKYSIENELVSTDIVGSAQPSIYDSNATIVSGDGKNIVLYVWYDNEYGYSHQVIRLAKYIAKVRRFTYY
- a CDS encoding GNAT family N-acetyltransferase, encoding MLTLHGKLVFLRALEPEDLELLFEVENNEEFWEVSATSVPFSRYVLKQYLENSHRDIYEVRQLRLVICDNSAEAVGLIDIFDFDPRNRRAALGILIINRKNRKKGYGTEALDLICKYCFTHLGLHQVYANVGSDNASSRLLFEKAGFLLTARKKDWNLVEGEYKDEITYQLIN
- a CDS encoding S1C family serine protease; this translates as MKRFASFLMISVLSGVLTLAGYLLFIDEDNVFVQESAGIPAYTPVNINSLPADANADFTEAANKSVNAVVHVKNVATVRRSPFSSSTTQALQGTGSGVIISPDGYIVTNNHVIQNATQLQVTLNNNQNYMAEVIGADPKSDIALLKIDAENLDYLPFGNSDNAQIGEWVLAVGNPFNLTSTVTAGIISAKSRDLGMDANISSFIQTDAAVNPGNSGGALVNIYGELIGINTAITSQTGTYVGYAFAVPSNNARKIVEDIIEYGDVQQGVLGIRGVQAANLPGEYNIQISEGVYVDQVEAGSGAAKAGIRSGDVITQLDNVKISKFSDLIGYIGSKRPNDVVSVQVIRDGNPREFDVTLTKYEVYQIKAIGLEVTNASEDELKQRKVSHGVKITRGLTPQMQNEQLYGTIITAIDNVQVNNIKDVEKIMEQRAPGQPISVTFVTPDGEKQKYVWR
- the dapF gene encoding diaminopimelate epimerase codes for the protein MKLNFYKYQGTGNDFIMVDNRTPVLSKNDTKLIKFLCDRKFGIGADGLILLEKPENSRDDFKMVYFNADGNESSMCGNGGRCLVAFAKFLGIISEKAAFTAIDGFHEAVIEDGKVGLKMMDVKGISAVGNAFFLNTGSPHHVIFSEGVEQTDVKREGAAIRYSTQYESKGGTNVNFSSFLGASTFKVRTYERGVEDETLSCGTGVTAVAVAAHYSGKTASNKVNLETPGGELSVSFTPEGDKYTNVWLTGPAQQVFKGEITC
- the dnaA gene encoding chromosomal replication initiator protein DnaA is translated as MSETAQSVWNNCLTFIKDNITPQAYKTWFEPIKAVKLSDSALSIQVPSKFFYEWLEEHYVKLLKVSLNRVLGDQAKLVYVIRMENTYGNKQPFTEKIPSTNRSNVASQEVDVPIKNKNPELKNPFIIPGIRNVKIESQLNPSYNFDNFLEGDSNRLARSAGLAVANKPGETSFNPLLIFGGVGLGKTHLAHSIGIEIKDKYPEKTVLYISAEKFTQQYIESVKKNNRNDFIHFYQIIDVLIVDDIQLLSGKAGTQDVFFHIFNHLHQNRKQVILTSDKAPVDMQDIEQRLLSRFKWGLSAELQHPDTETRVQIIKSKLYRDGVEMPEEIVEFLANNIKTNIRELEGAIISLIAHSSFNKKDITLELAKKIVDNYVKNTKREVSIDYIQKVVSEYFQMDVETLQSKTRKRHIVQARQLAMFFAKKFTKASLASIGSQIGKRDHATVLHACKTVDNLASTDKQFQKFVEDINKKLTL
- the mltG gene encoding endolytic transglycosylase MltG, with amino-acid sequence MYIKKILLIIAIFGILALAGFSWYVYNVIFSPNTAFSEETTEFYVPTGSNYAQVRSMLEPRLEDIGEFDIVAQKKGYTNNVKAGRFILKKGMNNNEIVNTLRSTNEPVWVTFNNQERLEDLAGRVAAQIEADSLQLLESMRDSAFLNHHGFEKRNAISMYIPNKYEFFWNTSAEEFRERMREEYERFWTEKRLAKAEEIGLSPHEVMVLASIVQKETAKVDERPKVAGVYMNRINKGWKLEADPTVIYALKDRLQNFDTIIKRVLYVDLELDSPYNTYKYRELPPGPIAMPDISSIDAVLNYEDHDYFYFVADVENFGYHKFAKTLAQHNVNKRAYVQWINKQKINR
- a CDS encoding SAM-dependent methyltransferase, giving the protein MSSPFSYSGKLYLLPTTLGDNEPLEVLPATVQHQVERLDIFIAENEKTARRAIKKLVPKKSQPSLQFFILNKHTDPAEVSGFLEACKTGKDVGLLSEAGCPGVADPGAEVVKIAHREGIQVVPMVGPSSILLAMMASGMNGQNFAFNGYLPIDKAARKGEIKNLEKISLDRNQAQSFIETPYRNNKMLEDLIQVLHPGTRICIACDLTLPTEYVVTKTVADWRKTKVDLHKRPTIFILQKDY
- a CDS encoding peptidoglycan-binding protein LysM, which translates into the protein MKKKVAKFSVLPVVGASIFFYSFSTNKTKDLNAAVLEEFRTVNEELNFDVPYTPDVTVFDPQLRSYPQLGKSYVAFKEALGFKESGGDYSVVNEFGYMGKYQFGRGTLKLIGIKDTNLFLNSPDLQEAAFYANSSRNKWILRKDIEKFQNQIVNGIRITESGILAAAHLAGPGNVKKFLRSNGANSFSDGFGTSIKYYFKKFEGFDTSFVIPDREAKVNNPSVI